Proteins encoded by one window of Nicotiana tabacum cultivar K326 chromosome 10, ASM71507v2, whole genome shotgun sequence:
- the LOC142165496 gene encoding uncharacterized protein LOC142165496 has translation MTSNIAESLNVVTKDARELPIVELLEYMRTLLKRWTNEKLLKANGTFTYLGIKFKVRASTDYIHTVLDGVRRYIVCLENKRCSCGQFQLDELPCPHALAALRHKDESYEQYCSPYYTRESLLRTYEIPVNPLLDESKWNMPEVVNPPSGGKRQPGRPQKQRYKIYDEVNQRSTRFYVATAEYKVFCIELVLS, from the exons ATGACATCAAACATTGCAGAGTCGTTGAATGTTGTAACAAAAGATGCAAGAGAGCTGCCGATAGTAGAACTATTAGAGTATATGAGGACTCTTCTTAAACGTTGGACTAATGAAAAGTTATTGAAAGCAAATGGTACATTTACATACCTTGGGATTAAATTCAAA gtgagggcttcaacaGATTACATCCATACAGTACTAGATGGTGTGAGACGCTATATTGTTTGTCTTGAAAATAAGAGATGTAGTTGTGGACAATTCCAGCTTGATGAACTTCCTTGTCCACATGCTTTGGCTGCTTTAAGGCACAAAGATGAGTCTTATGAACAATATTGTTCTCCTTATTACACAAGGGAGAGCCTCTTGCGTACTTATGAAATACCAGTAAATCCCCTACTTGATGAAAGCAAATGGAATATGCCAGAAGTTGTAAATCCACCTTCAGGTGGGAAAAGACAGCCAGGAAGACCTCAAAAACAAAGATACAAAATATATGATGAAGTAAATCAAAGAAGTACAAGGTTTTATGTGGCAACTGCGGAGTACAAGG taTTCTGTATTGAGTTAGTACTTTCATAG